In one window of Pirellulales bacterium DNA:
- the rffA gene encoding dTDP-4-amino-4,6-dideoxygalactose transaminase, translating to MVPRVPFNKPFISGKELYYVAQSIVNGKIGGDGQFTSQCARLLEEQFDVNRVLMTPSCTAALEMAASLCDLHEGDEVILPSYTFVSTANAFVRLGAKPIFVDIRRDTLNIDEELIENAITPRTKAIFPVHYAGVSCEMNRIMELAEKHNLLVVEDAAQGVNASYEGQALGSIGHLGTYSFHETKNYVCGEGGALCVNDSDLVERAEIIREKGTNRSRFFRGMVDKYTWVDVGSSHVPSELCSAFLLAQLEMLEPVSERREALFQNYSRLLKPLEQMNLLELASVPEVCQSNYHMFYVLLPDVHQRDALMASLKQEGIMTAFHYVPLHLSPMGARFGYRAGDLPITEEMAGRLLRLPFYFDLSAVDQLDVVDHITRFVTGATTGRRAA from the coding sequence ATGGTTCCCCGCGTTCCGTTCAACAAGCCGTTTATCTCGGGCAAGGAACTGTATTACGTCGCTCAATCGATCGTGAACGGAAAGATCGGTGGTGACGGACAGTTCACATCGCAGTGCGCGCGGCTGCTTGAGGAACAATTCGACGTTAACCGGGTCCTGATGACTCCCTCATGTACGGCTGCATTGGAGATGGCGGCCAGTCTCTGTGACTTGCACGAGGGCGACGAGGTAATCCTCCCTTCGTATACATTTGTCTCGACGGCCAACGCATTTGTCCGGCTTGGCGCAAAGCCGATCTTTGTCGACATCCGGCGAGACACGTTGAACATCGACGAGGAATTGATCGAGAACGCGATCACCCCGCGCACGAAAGCGATTTTTCCGGTGCATTACGCAGGTGTGAGCTGTGAGATGAACCGCATTATGGAGCTCGCCGAAAAACATAACTTGCTGGTCGTCGAAGACGCCGCCCAGGGAGTCAATGCCAGCTACGAGGGGCAAGCCCTGGGCTCGATCGGCCATCTCGGCACCTATAGCTTCCACGAGACGAAGAATTACGTTTGCGGAGAAGGAGGCGCCCTGTGCGTGAACGACAGCGACCTGGTCGAACGCGCCGAAATCATTCGCGAGAAGGGTACTAATCGCAGCCGCTTCTTTCGCGGCATGGTCGACAAATACACCTGGGTCGACGTAGGTTCTTCGCACGTTCCTAGCGAGTTGTGCTCGGCATTCTTGCTGGCACAGCTGGAAATGCTCGAGCCGGTCTCCGAGCGACGCGAAGCACTGTTTCAAAATTATTCGCGGTTGCTCAAGCCGCTTGAACAAATGAATTTGCTCGAGCTTGCCAGCGTGCCCGAGGTGTGCCAAAGCAACTATCACATGTTCTACGTCCTTTTGCCCGACGTCCACCAGCGCGACGCGTTGATGGCCAGCTTGAAGCAAGAGGGGATCATGACGGCGTTTCATTACGTGCCGCTACACTTGTCGCCAATGGGTGCCAGATTCGGCTACCGGGCCGGTGACCTGCCGATCACCGAGGAAATGGCCGGCCGGCTGTTGCGGTTGCCGTTCTATTTCGACTTGTCCGCCGTCGATCAGTTGGACGTTGTAGATCACATTACTCGATTCGTAACCGGAGCGACCACGGGGCGCAGGGCGGCCTAA